The following is a genomic window from Prunus persica cultivar Lovell chromosome G7, Prunus_persica_NCBIv2, whole genome shotgun sequence.
CGATCTGGGTCTGTATAGCAATAGCCAACCATCTTTGGTGTAGCAAATCCTAGACCCAGTCAGCTCAGGTAACTCTAAGGAGTAGATTTTGCGCTGCGAGGGGTCATAGAATTCGTACAGGTCACCAAATTTCGGAAAGTACATAAGCAATGGCGACTGGTTGACCACCCGCACAGAAATGGCAGCTGAGTGCCATCTCTTGCATACAACAGATACACGAATATTATCCTTCAGAGCTAAACGAGACACAATGAGTTCCAAAAGTTCTGTAGGAAGGTCAGACCAAGTCTGTAGCTCCAGTTTCTCCCTTTTCTCCTTGCTTACTCTTCTTTTACTGTTTGTGATGGTTTCAGCTAACCTATACATcataaaatactataaatTCTAAGTGTAGAACATCAAACGAAACACACAGATGAGCAGAGAATGCCATAATGAGTTGTAAAATGCATGAAAGGCAATTGTTTCAACTCACCTTTCATGCATTTATCAACAAGAGCACAATCCCATTACAAGTCAATTATCAActatctactttttttttgttgatgcaTAAGATTGTACTGGTACTTTTGTTTAAGCAAGACATGTAAATAAGCAATTTACGAACCTAAGACATAATACACTTATACGAAAAGGAGAATATAATTATACTATAAGCACTAGAAATCCCTTGACCTTGGGACCCGAAAAGTTATGAAAAGTTAAAATGAGCCTAACATGAaactaaaaaccaaaaccaatgaAGTTGCTACAAAATTCATTCAACTCAACATGTTGttcataccaaaaaaaatccatgaTCTAGCAATGGGTTTAACCCATAATTTCCACAAATTATAAAACTCCAACTAATTCTTAGCAAAAAATCACATTGACATTCTACCATAAAACTCAGATAAACCAACTTCTCTAAGACCCTAAATTCACTTTTTCGCCACATATAAAAACCCTTCCCCAAAAACCCATCTAAAATCTCAAAATTGACTTCAattctcaaaaattaaagcatATTCCTGACTTGAAAACATTGGGTATCCAATTATGAACCCTAAACTGATCCCATTCCTAAAATCCTTAAGAGTCATTTCATTGAAGCCATattgaaaaaacaacaaattgaaatatgcAAATTACAAAATGTTTTTAGTAAGCAACAGAAATCAAATCTTACGATTTCAGCTTCCTCTTTCTCCCGGCCATAGTGAACCAATTGAAGCTGCCGTTTACACacagagaggagagagaggagagagaaactcTTTGAGAGAGCACAGACGGAGGTTAAATCACTCTGGTCGCTACTTGCAAATTATACAACACGTGTGAGTTGATCAGTCAAGGTGGATCAGCTGTATCCGGGTCCATACTTTCACAATGAATGCCCCAATTTAGCAGAGACAACACCACTACCGTTATATAGATGAATTCTTTTATATCACGTGTCAGGTTTCTATTGGTTATGCCTCAGAAAGATGGTCGGAGGTTTTTTCAGGGAAACTAAATTCAATATAAACACTCAGTCGTCTCCATGCCGTGTTACTGTGTGCGGTGCATTTTGTCTCCGTGGTTTTGACTGTTAGTCCTACGTACAAGAATTTACTAGCACGAgtgaaactaatttttttttaaaatctttttatattgtcgagaaagaaaaatctaacTTATGATCTCGAGtgtaaaatttttaattacttaaattaCAAGTTTTTTGTTACtaaaatttgactttttgaGTGACGAAATAAGtaagatatatacacataatttgGCAAAGAAACTTGTTAGGAATGTTACATGTCGATGAGCCAattatattgaattttttttttctcaaattgaTGGACAAAATTAAGAGCATATTCAAAGCATGGATGGagcaaaaaatttatgaaagaaTTCCTAAAATAACTCTAGGTAGAAAGTTAATAAtagcttttaaatatttaattaaaatttaacttAAAAATAAGAGATATGATTGAAAATGCTCtaatatatttattcttaTGCTTCCACAAAGGGAAAACAAATTACGTTTAAATACCCACAAACGAAAAAAAGGACCTAGTCAGACTGGGAGAAGCTGGGCCCAACTTAAGAGACTGAGTCCAGAccggattggattggatggtTGGGCCGCGTGCAAGTTTAATTGACCGGTAATACTTCATGAGGGAGAAGCTTTTGTTTTGAACAGTTCTAATTGGTAAATCttctataaataattttttattttattttataaaagttTGTTGTAATTATAAtccatattttccttttggcgGGAGTTGTTAtctaatataattataattaaccaaaattttgcggaaaaaaaaattagcaaaaaGGATAAATTTGAAGCCAATTCGTTTCGAGactaatttataaaaacatatTTGTGATAATTTTTGCAGCATTACATTGTCTACATGGTTCTCACTCATATCCAAATTCCGAAATTTTTGAAACTCATAACCATCTTCTGATTGCCTCAGTTGTGGGCAGGTAAGTGTTCTTATTCATAGATATTATTGAAGtgaatttattttccattttcagtGTTCTGGAAGCTCAAAGCTCAAAGAGTTTTAGAGGCTTCTCAGCTTTGCTTACATCACAAACAAGTTGAAAAGCTAAAGAGTATGTGAAGAACATATTGCATGTCAATTTTAAGCTTTTTTTTCTGACTTTTTGGAAGGTTATTTGTTATGATCACTGacttaattttgtttgtttgtttgttttgatttacataaaataatgcaaCTATTTCTATTTTTGAAAGTAAGATTTATACCCTTCACACCACAAGGTCGTGATCTTTCATGGAATCGGAGGTTAAGGACGATTCTAAAGATGTATTTGATCGCcgtagaaaagagaaaagttatatatatacacacataatTGTTGCATgttttaatgttatttatgaTGATGAAGTTATATATGGTTTTGACGAAAGTGTTCGATATCTACAGGAACGCAACTGCAATTATCCTACAAAATCGGGTAAACCTTTGTGCAAAACCTGCACCAAAGGTGCAATTTTCTTGGTCGAGAGGATCGTCACACTTGACATCGTCAAAgtaagttattattattggCATTGGTAGTAATGGATTGTCGATGGAAAAAAACGACCATAAAAAGTATAGAGTTCATTACGATTATCCCCCGTGATTAAAATGAATGTGGTGCCTGATGTTCTGGATTTTTCTAATGGGACAACAAAGGCCACTTACAGAGTTGATTTTGTTCCAAAGAAAGCTTTGGGATTTGTCTATGGCGCAATAACTTGGAGTGAGGGGCACAAGCATGTTAGGATtccaatttttcttaattctgtTTAGTTTAGGAGTAATTGGATTAGCTAGCAGCCTTGGAGTTTTGTCAGTTACGTATTTGATTAGAACATGACCCAATTGCAATATCCTCAATCTAGTAGAAGTTCTGTATAtcaaattcccaattaaaaagAAGCACATCCATGCCAAATCGAGCATACTTACAtaacaaaatttgaacttcTAAAAACATGCGTGTAAAAAGAAACTAGTCAGGATGAGAGAAAGCAATCTAGAATTACAAGGCCAGCAGAAGGGGGCCTAAAACCCACTTTAGAACCCCACTTCCCAAAGTAAAAAAAGCTGCTTCTTGAATTAAAAATCTGTGTTCTGCTTCTGCCTTCAGAAACCAAAGATTAGtataaaacccaaaatctcaAACAAATCCAAGGATCCAAGAATCCAAGAATCCAAGAACAAATACTCAAATCTTCAAATGTCAACGCAGCTACATTAGCAACAAATGGGGCAATGAATTAAACCATTTTCATTGCACTCACCACATTTCACCATCTTCTTTTGGCCCTCATCCAAAACCTTGCAGCTTCCATTGCATTCCATGCACATCACAAACCTCATCCCAGCACATCCCTGGCACCCGACAAGTGCCGTTGGAATCCCATGAAACAAAACCCCAAGCTTCCCTTCCTCTTCCAACTTCACAATCTCATCAGCTCCACCAATCAGCCTCCCTTTCACAAATACAAGTGGAACCTTTACATCCTTGGTCCCCATTAGCCCCCTTATCTCCTCCTTGAACCCCGAATCCATCGATATGTCGCGCTCGAGGACATGAACAAGGTGTGACTCAATGATGGACCTCACATTGTTGCAGTCCTCAAAAGTCTTCCTAATTCCTCTCAATGTTGTTGTGTAAACAACAACAGCATTTTCACCACCTGGTGGGCATTTTTTCTCAAACAACCTCAGCATGGACTCGGAATCCCGGGAAGAATTCCTCAACTTTCGGGCTTTTGGGGACGGCGGGACCATCCTCTTGATCTGTTCTTCCTCTTCAGACATTTCTTTTTCGTAAGAAGCAACAAGTTCCGGATCAAACAGGGGACTAAAACTCTTCCTCCTCGACGAATCACTGCCAAAACTCCGCCTTATCGCAGAAATAGGCGACCCTTTTACTTCCGGACTCAAATTCAACGCCTTCTTACAAGAATTCTCGCCGCCATTGTTCGGTTTCAGCACCTGTTTCGGGCTATAACCCAACCCATGAATCACTCTCCCTCTGTTCTCTTTCCCTCCAAATCTCTTCAATTTCATCGGAGACCCAATCTGATTCAGCAACTTAAACGGAGTCCTGGCATCAAAATCGGCAAATCCACGAAGCAGAGCACGCGATTTCGGGCTCTTCTTTGCCGAATTCGAAATGGGTATTGCTTCTTCAAGGCCCTCCATAAGTTCCCAAGCGTTGATAACCTCTGGATCTTCACGGGAAGGCGAAGACTTCATGGCCCTCTTGCTCTCCGCAACGCATTCTTTGATGGGTCGCTCATTTTCCAAATTCAGAACCCCATAAGTGCTTGAAGTAAGAGAGACCACGTGGTTGATCACGTAGTCGCCGCCATTGTTGATTATGACGTCTTCTTTGATGAGATCTTTCTTGAACAGTTTGGATGAAACGCAGCCCATTGACGAGTGGGGTTTTCGTCTCTGGTTTCTTccctgtctctgtctctctgttttggatttgaagcAAAAGATGTGTGTGGGGTATTGGGCATTGGGCAACTGAAGTGGgagtttcttcttgtttttcttttttgaatctTAACGGTTACCTTGTCTGCAACGGGCCTTAACGGTCCGAAAATTCGAATGAGATCGAGGTATTTTTGTAGGAAGTCCTTGTCGTTTTTGGGTATTCGCTAATTGACGCCTCATACTTCTTTTAATTCTGTGTTTGGCCCAGCCCTTCTTTTAATTCTGTGTTTCGCATATTTTTATGTTGCAATAGATTTTTATGTTGCATAGAATATCCCTTACTAGTAGATATTTTTATGTTGCAATAGATTTTCAATTACAAGTATAAAATATAGTTATTTtatagtgagggccttatCTAAGGCCTTTAGATGAGGCCTTATCTTTTAACTGTTGAATTCAACTAATCAATTTTGTAACACCCCGTCCccctaattattttattttgagaaGTTACATTTTTGCCCATAGTAGGCTTGAATTGAAGGCCATAGGCCTGTCGAGTTGTTTGAAACTGTGTGACCTTATCTTGTGCATGCTGAAAGTTGGTTATTATATGTTAAGCTTACTTTACAAGTAGatcaatttgggaaaattttcatttacaggggagactctgttgaaatttcaataaaagctttaatttttatttggaattaaaaaaaagggcattTTAATAAAGTGAGCTGAACATCAGAGAGATGTCGGACAGACACAGGGTTTGTATGGGTTCCGAGAGAGAATCCAGAGCGAGTCCTATTAAATTTGAACCAACTGCTAAAAGATAGATAAGACCCTCACTACAATTCTATGTATGTAATAAGCGTTTTAATGAGAGCATGCATTGTAAACTCAACTTTGGGTCCTTAGAATGAGCCTTTTAGAATTGGTAATATTTGTCAGATTTTCAACCATTCATGAGAATATGATGCAGGGATATAACAGAGGGTTTAAAATTCCCGATTTGGGATTATATGTAAGCGTTATAAGGTCACACACTCGTTGAACTTGGATAGGACTCTGAGACATATGCCAATATCAATTAGAATAAGTATTCCGAAGCTTATACATATGTGATTAAGATATCTTATTTAAGCATTGAAGTAATTAAGAGTTGGACATAGTCATCCAGTTACttgcttattattattattatttttaaaaaaatcaaagagaatAATTTCATTGAACTTGCATCAACACTTACAATAGAATCAATTGACGAACTAGAGGGTTAAGAGTGGCCTCATTAAAATCTTGTCATATAAAAACTCCAAAGGAAGAAAATCCGgtcaaggaaaaagagtatcACAGCACCTCCAAATAAACAacagggaaaaacaaaacaaaaaaaaaactattaattCTGCATCCTATAGCTCTCTAGTAGCTGTTCTAGCCAAGGGGGGCAATATCTTCccaaaaaaactacaaatctTTCTTCAATCCAAACTGGGCCAGTGCATGTGCAGCCCCATTGCCAGCACGAGGTTGAAACACCACATCAACCACCCCACAATCCATCATTAATCTTCTAATATCCTTCACCACATTGCCTAAATTACTCCACCACTCCAAAGCTCCCTTAAGCATCGCCACTACTTCTTTGGAATCTGTTGCAAGCACAAAACGGGTATAGCCTTTAATCCCCATCATCAATAACCCTTCCCTCATTGCCACCAATTCAATACCTAACACATTCAGCTCGGGTGGACCAAAAGTAGCAAAACCACATATGAATCCCTTCATTATATCTACAAACAGCCCCAAAAACCTCTCATTTCTCCTTCTTGATCTAAAGCACCATCACAGTTAAGAATAACGGTATGCATATGAGGTCAATCCCATTTGATTTGCTGAGACACCTTAGACAGCTTGGGCCGCACCAAACATGATTTGTAACTTCCATATAGCTCCATAGTTCTCTCCACTAAATCTTCTACGCGAGGAACAGAGTTCCTATGCAACATATCATTATGTGTCTACCATAGCTTCCATACACAACAAACAAACCTCTCCAAATCGACCTGTGAGCAAGCTCTAATAACCGTATCTAGTAAATCTGCAAAAGAGCCTCCACTAATTTTAAAACACCCCACAAAACTCATACACCTCCAAAACTGTTTGCTAAACTTACAACTCCACAAAGCATGACAAGCATCCTCATAATATTTGCCACATTTGAAACAAACTTGGGACTGAACCACTTTCCTCTTATACAAATTAATGGCAGTGCGCAAGATGTCTGAACACGCTCTCCACACCAGATTCTTAATCTTACTTGGCACCTCAAGCTTCCAAAGTTGCTTCCAAAAGGATTGCTGAGCCGAAGAATCTGAACCACCAATATCAAAGTTCTCATCACATTGGGATAAAGCCACCCGATAGCCAGTTTTAACTGAGTACTTACCTGTTTTTTTCCAAGTACCAGTATTGGTTGTCACCCAATTGTGCTACTGACCCTAGGGCTATGCTAGCTATTGCCTCTTTATCCTCCCCACAAAAGTAGTTTGTTAGCAAAGCCAAATTCCAAGCTCCAGAATCAGTGATTAAATCAGCCACCTTAGCATTCCAATCCAATCCTGCATTCCATAACGGTTTAAAAGTACGCGGTTTGGGAATCTACTTGTCATGAAAAATCTTGATTGCTTTTCCTTTCCCAACTCGCCAAACCAGCCATTCCTCAATAACCTCCCGTCCTCACAAAATAGATCATCATATCAAAGATGGAGAATGACCTAGTGGGGCCCCCATGAAGTCTTCATATGAAAATATCGAGCCTTCAGAATCTTTGTCACCAGAGAGTTGGGTTTCTCCAAAATACGCCACGCCTGTTTCGCTACCAAAGCTTTATTGAAAGCTTCAAAATTCTTAAAGCCAAGACCCCTTATACATTTAGGTtgtgttgatgcgaaaaagtggttcggCACGTATTTCGCCAACTTAGTTATATTGTGCCTTTGGCAGGTGACTATCTTCGGAAGACGTCTTGCTTCGGAAGGGTGAGTACCTGCAAAAGGACGCGTTTGTTAagtccttggggtaccggtgtgataccggccgaaggctctccgcgTTCGGCACTTATATTTCCAACAATTTTTAGCCAAAGCAAATTTGTTTCATTCTAGGTAGACAGCCCTTCCGCACATATTAAGAACAGATAAGGCGAGAGGGGGTAGCCTTGCCTAAACCCTCTTTTCGGCACAACAATGCCATCCGCCGCCCCCCGAACCTGAATAGAATAGGTAACAGTGGACACACAATCCATGATAAACTCCACCCACCGATCATTAAAGCCCAACCTCCGAAGCATAGCTTCAAGGAAACCCCACTCCACTCTATCATAAGCCTTAGATATGTCCAATTTTagaatcttcttctttaaacCACTACCTCCCCGATGTTTAACAGCATGAACATCTTGGTAATTCAAGTTGAATTCTAATAGGATTGTAATGGGAGTATCCTATTAGAACTACGCCAACTAAAGCTTATTATAAATAGGATAGGTCCCTGCCTCTGTCAAGCACCAAATCACAAAAGCTCTTGAGCCCCATTTAAATAGAGTGATATACAGAGCTTGTTAAAGAGGTGGAAGACTTGTCTACTAAGATGTTATAAGACTAACATTATATACTCTTAACAATAAGAAAATAGTCATGTTAAAGAACACAAAATAGATAATCACTTGAATTATCACGAATTGTTTGATATATGTatcttgaaaatgaaattaccGAAAAATTCAGTACAAAATCAATATATCATGGATGATTTTCGAGTTTTGAAACATGATGAAGTGGATGACGTcataaaggaaaagagagggCCAACAGGTCCagcttcattttaaattattccCAAGAATCGCCAGCCATGCCTCCTCC
Proteins encoded in this region:
- the LOC18771397 gene encoding uncharacterized protein At3g28850; this translates as MGCVSSKLFKKDLIKEDVIINNGGDYVINHVVSLTSSTYGVLNLENERPIKECVAESKRAMKSSPSREDPEVINAWELMEGLEEAIPISNSAKKSPKSRALLRGFADFDARTPFKLLNQIGSPMKLKRFGGKENRGRVIHGLGYSPKQVLKPNNGGENSCKKALNLSPEVKGSPISAIRRSFGSDSSRRKSFSPLFDPELVASYEKEMSEEEEQIKRMVPPSPKARKLRNSSRDSESMLRLFEKKCPPGGENAVVVYTTTLRGIRKTFEDCNNVRSIIESHLVHVLERDISMDSGFKEEIRGLMGTKDVKVPLVFVKGRLIGGADEIVKLEEEGKLGVLFHGIPTALVGCQGCAGMRFVMCMECNGSCKVLDEGQKKMVKCGECNENGLIHCPICC